In one window of Catalinimonas alkaloidigena DNA:
- a CDS encoding CRTAC1 family protein produces MKQAIVGMVCLATGLLWSCQPSETTEQAPEHPLFEALDSAQTGVTFVNHLEYQEDLNILDYLYFYNGAGVAVGDVNGDGKNDLYFVSNRQKNKLYLNRSTPGPGNLRFEDATEAAGVGGYSDWQTGVTMADVNGDGWLDIYLCAVANFRGLEGANELYINDGPDETGQVTFTERSAEYGVDFSGFATQAAFFDYDHDGDLDLYLLNHAVHTSRSYDRVSTRALVHQESGDRLYKNQLQETGRAGFVDVSEQAGIYQAAMGYGLGVSVADLNNDGWDDIYVSNDFHEDDYYYVNNGDGTFTERARDHFRHLSRYSMGNDVGDLNGDGYQDVLTLDMYPEDEVVEKSSLGEDPFDIYRYKLDYGYFYQYSRNCLQLNMGGEKFADVGAMAGMAATDWSWSTLLADYDLDGRKDIFVSNGIVHRPNNLEYVKFASGDSLRYAMETSTSLDQRAIAMMPEGKTHNYLFQGTDSLRFHDRSVAWGLGEPNISNGAAYADLDGDGDLDLIINNINEPAHVYENQTNTLGQPHYLRVQLKGTAGNTYGVGAKVILKSGGKLQLQQLMPTRGFLSAVEPTLTFGLGTQTKIDTLLVCWEDQRTQLLTDVPIDTTLILHQTSADGGRERYQAFFPKPQPLFEDVTPAIPVDYVHHENQFFDFYRESLIPFHVSTEGPRLAVGDVNGDSLDDFFVGGAKWQAGQLFVQTPQGGFNPLAQPAFRTDSTYEDVGAAFFDADGDGDLDLYVVSGGNEFYDQMPEQYDRLYLNDGQGHLTRATDHLPPMPDNTGCVRPFDVDGDGDLDLFVGGRVVSYHYGASPRSYLLVNDGTGHFSDRTEALAPDLQRAGLVSDAVWVDYDRDGDGDLILAGDWMPIRVFRNEAGKLTEATEAGLSGTEGLWASLTAADFDGDGDLDLMAGNLGLNTKLRKTEGTTLKMYVKDLDGNETLDQILTYNVGDRWYTVATKDELGKQLPGIINKRFTSYKDFAGKTVDEIFTADELNGADVLEVNEFRSLYLENTGTGSFITRPLPEMAQVSKIYALHPEDADGDGNLDVLLGGNYHGVSVYQGRYDGSYGLMLKGDGKGHFTSVLPTDCGFLLEGEVRDIQSIRTTQGSLLLIARNGLPLQLFRPMQQEPSKAMAHAGR; encoded by the coding sequence ATGAAACAAGCAATAGTGGGAATGGTGTGCCTCGCGACGGGCTTGCTCTGGTCATGCCAGCCTTCGGAAACGACGGAACAGGCGCCGGAGCATCCGCTGTTCGAGGCGCTGGATTCGGCGCAGACGGGCGTGACGTTCGTCAACCACCTGGAGTACCAGGAAGACCTCAACATCCTCGACTACCTCTACTTCTACAACGGGGCGGGCGTAGCGGTCGGCGACGTCAACGGCGACGGGAAAAACGACCTTTATTTTGTCTCGAACCGCCAGAAAAATAAGCTCTACCTGAATCGATCCACGCCCGGACCAGGCAACCTGCGGTTTGAAGACGCCACGGAAGCGGCGGGTGTCGGGGGCTATTCCGACTGGCAGACCGGTGTAACGATGGCCGACGTCAACGGCGACGGCTGGCTCGACATCTACCTCTGTGCGGTCGCTAACTTCCGCGGGCTGGAAGGTGCCAACGAACTCTACATCAACGACGGTCCCGACGAAACGGGGCAGGTCACCTTTACCGAACGCTCCGCGGAGTATGGCGTCGACTTCAGTGGGTTTGCCACGCAGGCCGCCTTTTTCGATTATGACCACGACGGTGACCTTGACCTGTACCTGCTGAACCACGCCGTGCATACCTCGCGGAGCTACGACCGCGTCAGCACCCGCGCGCTGGTACATCAGGAGTCGGGGGATCGACTCTATAAAAATCAGTTGCAGGAGACTGGCCGGGCAGGCTTTGTCGACGTGAGCGAACAGGCGGGGATCTACCAGGCGGCGATGGGCTACGGCCTGGGGGTGTCGGTGGCCGACCTGAACAACGACGGCTGGGACGACATTTACGTCTCGAACGATTTTCACGAGGACGATTACTATTACGTCAACAACGGCGACGGCACCTTTACCGAACGTGCGCGAGACCACTTCCGGCACCTGAGCCGCTACTCGATGGGCAACGACGTGGGCGACCTCAACGGCGACGGGTATCAGGATGTACTGACGCTCGACATGTACCCGGAAGACGAAGTCGTGGAGAAATCGTCGTTGGGCGAAGACCCGTTCGACATCTACCGCTACAAACTCGACTACGGGTATTTTTACCAGTACAGCCGCAACTGCCTGCAACTCAACATGGGTGGAGAGAAATTCGCCGACGTCGGGGCGATGGCGGGCATGGCCGCGACCGACTGGAGCTGGAGTACGCTGCTGGCCGACTACGACCTCGACGGACGCAAAGACATTTTCGTGTCGAACGGCATCGTCCACCGCCCCAACAATCTGGAATACGTCAAATTCGCGTCCGGCGACTCGCTGCGCTATGCGATGGAAACCTCGACCAGTCTGGACCAACGGGCCATCGCCATGATGCCCGAAGGCAAAACCCACAACTACCTGTTTCAGGGCACCGACTCTCTGCGCTTTCACGACCGGTCGGTCGCATGGGGCCTGGGCGAGCCGAACATTTCGAACGGCGCGGCCTACGCCGACCTGGATGGTGACGGTGACCTCGACCTGATCATCAATAACATCAACGAACCTGCGCACGTCTACGAAAACCAGACGAACACGCTGGGGCAACCGCACTACCTCCGGGTGCAACTGAAAGGGACGGCAGGTAATACGTACGGTGTGGGGGCAAAGGTGATCCTGAAATCCGGCGGAAAATTGCAATTGCAGCAACTCATGCCGACGCGGGGTTTTCTGTCGGCGGTGGAGCCGACGCTGACGTTCGGGCTGGGCACGCAAACCAAGATCGACACGCTCCTGGTATGTTGGGAAGACCAGCGGACGCAGTTGCTGACCGACGTGCCCATCGATACCACGTTGATCCTGCACCAAACTTCTGCCGACGGCGGACGCGAACGCTATCAAGCCTTTTTCCCGAAGCCGCAGCCGCTTTTCGAGGACGTGACGCCCGCCATACCGGTGGATTACGTGCACCACGAGAATCAGTTTTTCGACTTCTACCGCGAGAGCCTGATTCCCTTCCACGTCTCGACCGAAGGGCCGCGTCTGGCCGTGGGCGACGTGAACGGCGACAGCCTCGACGATTTCTTTGTCGGCGGTGCCAAGTGGCAGGCCGGACAACTTTTTGTCCAAACGCCACAGGGCGGTTTCAATCCGCTGGCGCAACCGGCCTTTCGGACGGATTCTACTTACGAGGACGTGGGCGCGGCCTTTTTCGATGCCGATGGCGACGGGGATCTGGACCTGTATGTGGTCAGTGGCGGCAACGAATTTTACGACCAGATGCCCGAGCAGTACGACCGCCTCTACCTGAACGACGGGCAGGGCCACCTGACCCGCGCAACGGACCACCTGCCGCCCATGCCCGACAATACCGGATGCGTTCGCCCCTTCGATGTGGACGGTGACGGTGACCTCGATCTGTTTGTGGGCGGGCGCGTTGTCTCGTATCACTACGGCGCGAGCCCCCGCTCATACCTGCTCGTGAACGACGGAACGGGCCATTTTTCCGATCGGACCGAAGCATTGGCGCCCGACCTGCAACGCGCCGGGCTGGTGTCGGATGCGGTCTGGGTCGATTATGACCGGGACGGCGATGGCGATCTGATCCTGGCGGGTGACTGGATGCCCATCCGCGTATTTCGTAACGAAGCGGGGAAACTGACTGAGGCCACCGAAGCCGGATTATCGGGAACGGAAGGTTTGTGGGCCAGCCTGACGGCGGCTGATTTCGACGGCGACGGCGACCTAGACCTCATGGCCGGAAACTTGGGCCTGAACACGAAGCTGCGCAAAACCGAAGGCACCACGCTGAAGATGTACGTGAAGGACCTGGACGGCAACGAAACGCTCGACCAGATCCTGACTTACAACGTGGGCGACCGCTGGTACACCGTGGCAACGAAAGATGAACTGGGCAAACAACTGCCGGGCATCATCAACAAGCGTTTCACCAGCTACAAAGACTTCGCTGGAAAAACGGTGGACGAGATCTTCACCGCAGACGAACTGAATGGCGCGGACGTGCTGGAAGTCAATGAGTTCCGGTCGCTCTACCTGGAAAATACCGGCACCGGTTCGTTTATCACCCGGCCGCTGCCGGAGATGGCACAGGTTTCCAAAATCTACGCCCTCCATCCCGAAGACGCTGACGGCGACGGCAACCTGGACGTTTTGCTGGGCGGGAACTACCACGGCGTCAGTGTCTATCAAGGGCGATACGACGGCAGTTACGGCCTGATGCTGAAAGGCGACGGAAAAGGGCATTTTACATCTGTCCTGCCTACCGACTGCGGCTTCCTATTGGAAGGCGAAGTCCGCGACATTCAGTCGATCCGCACTACACAGGGCTCGCTCCTGCTCATCGCCCGCAACGGCCTGCCGTTACAGCTGTTCCGTCCGATGCAACAGGAACCCAGCAAGGCGATGGCGCACGCGGGGCGTTAA
- a CDS encoding beta-N-acetylhexosaminidase: protein MNVPHCLVTLALVVVSTIAVHAQAPSVAIIPQPVSLEKGQGTFPLVSATSIVVPSGQPDVQKIGTYLSDEIQPATGYQLKVTETLSPSAIVLTLNAQPDAALGEEGYRLEATAQQITIAANQPAGLFYGVQSLLQLLPKEIESDTKAEGVEWAIPAVTITDAPRFGWRGIMLDVSRHFYTQEEVKAFIDHIARYKFNRFHWHLTDDQGWRVEIKSLPKLTSVGAWRVPRVGRWGNHAPPAKGEKATDGGFYTQDDIREVVQYAKDRYIEILPEIDVPGHSMAAIAAYPELACTEDPNAMVNPGSKFSTWHGNGKFTMHIDNTLDPSEEDTYTFMDKVMTEVAQLFPFEYIHMGGDECYKGYWEKDASCQALMKQKGMKSAEELQSYFSKRVHDIITSKGKKTIGWDEILEGGLPKGAAVMSWRGMKGGIEAAHLGAPVVMSPSPMAYLDLYQGDPSVEPPTYSMARLKDSYAWDPVPEGVKSSLILGSQGNVWTEQLAAPSQLQYMMYPRAFAIAEIGWTAKNQKSWEGFVPRVEQHMARFDEAGINYARSIYDAIIQVKKNPAGNLVVTLSTEVPGVDLYYTLDNSLPNQYYNPYKEPIVVPKGVDLFRVISYRNGEVAGKMISLTAEELAKRVKK from the coding sequence ATGAACGTACCTCACTGCCTCGTTACACTTGCGCTGGTGGTCGTAAGCACGATCGCCGTACATGCGCAAGCGCCTTCGGTTGCCATCATCCCCCAACCTGTCAGCCTGGAAAAGGGGCAGGGCACATTTCCACTCGTCAGTGCTACCTCCATCGTGGTGCCGAGCGGCCAACCTGACGTGCAGAAAATCGGCACGTACCTGTCGGACGAAATTCAACCGGCGACGGGTTATCAACTCAAGGTGACGGAGACGCTAAGTCCATCGGCGATTGTCCTGACGCTCAACGCTCAACCGGACGCGGCGCTGGGTGAGGAAGGCTACCGGCTGGAAGCCACCGCGCAACAAATTACCATCGCGGCCAACCAACCCGCCGGGCTGTTCTACGGTGTGCAGTCGCTGTTGCAACTCCTGCCGAAAGAGATCGAGAGCGACACGAAAGCCGAGGGGGTGGAGTGGGCCATTCCGGCCGTGACCATCACCGACGCACCGCGCTTCGGCTGGCGGGGCATCATGCTCGACGTGAGCCGTCACTTCTACACGCAAGAGGAGGTCAAAGCCTTCATCGACCACATCGCCCGCTACAAATTCAACCGGTTCCACTGGCACCTGACCGACGACCAGGGCTGGCGCGTGGAAATCAAAAGCTTGCCGAAACTGACCTCGGTGGGGGCATGGCGCGTGCCGCGTGTCGGACGGTGGGGAAACCACGCACCTCCGGCAAAAGGCGAAAAGGCTACGGACGGCGGCTTCTACACGCAGGACGACATCCGCGAAGTGGTGCAGTATGCCAAAGACCGCTACATCGAAATCCTGCCCGAAATCGACGTGCCCGGCCACAGCATGGCGGCCATCGCGGCCTACCCGGAACTGGCCTGCACCGAAGACCCCAACGCGATGGTGAACCCCGGCAGCAAGTTTTCGACGTGGCACGGCAACGGAAAATTTACGATGCACATCGACAACACACTGGACCCGTCGGAAGAGGATACCTATACGTTTATGGACAAGGTGATGACCGAAGTGGCGCAACTGTTCCCCTTCGAGTACATCCACATGGGCGGCGACGAGTGCTACAAGGGCTACTGGGAAAAAGACGCCAGCTGTCAGGCGCTGATGAAGCAAAAGGGCATGAAAAGCGCCGAAGAACTCCAGAGTTACTTCTCGAAACGCGTGCACGACATCATCACCAGCAAGGGCAAAAAAACCATCGGGTGGGACGAGATTCTGGAAGGCGGCTTGCCCAAAGGCGCGGCGGTGATGAGCTGGCGTGGCATGAAGGGCGGCATTGAGGCGGCGCATTTGGGCGCTCCTGTCGTGATGAGTCCGTCGCCAATGGCCTACCTCGACCTCTACCAGGGCGATCCATCTGTCGAGCCGCCGACGTACAGCATGGCCCGGCTGAAGGACAGCTACGCGTGGGACCCAGTGCCCGAGGGCGTCAAATCCAGCCTGATTCTGGGGTCGCAGGGCAACGTCTGGACCGAACAACTGGCCGCCCCTTCGCAGTTACAATACATGATGTACCCGCGCGCGTTTGCCATTGCCGAGATCGGCTGGACGGCGAAAAACCAAAAGAGTTGGGAAGGATTCGTGCCGCGCGTGGAGCAGCACATGGCCCGTTTCGACGAGGCAGGAATAAACTACGCGCGGAGTATCTACGACGCCATCATCCAGGTGAAAAAGAATCCGGCTGGCAATCTGGTCGTCACACTATCGACCGAAGTGCCCGGCGTGGATCTTTACTACACACTCGACAACTCGCTGCCCAACCAATACTACAATCCCTACAAAGAACCCATCGTCGTTCCGAAGGGCGTCGACCTGTTCCGCGTCATTTCCTACCGCAACGGCGAAGTAGCCGGGAAGATGATCTCCCTCACAGCCGAAGAACTGGCCAAACGCGTCAAAAAGTAA
- a CDS encoding tyrosine-type recombinase/integrase — MCIGKRVTPHCLRHTFATHLLEDGADLRYIQTLMGHESSTTTERYTRVATSQLRRIPNLLDDEPQDGNNTHKI; from the coding sequence TTGTGCATTGGCAAGCGGGTCACCCCCCATTGTCTTCGTCATACCTTTGCCACGCATCTATTGGAAGATGGCGCAGATTTACGTTATATTCAAACCTTAATGGGGCACGAATCGAGTACAACTACGGAACGCTATACGCGCGTGGCCACAAGTCAACTGCGACGGATTCCTAACCTACTGGACGACGAGCCCCAAGATGGAAATAACACACATAAAATATAA